In Methylomonas sp. ZR1, one DNA window encodes the following:
- the mmoB gene encoding methane monooxygenase regulator MmoB, whose protein sequence is MSKSSNAYNAGIMQKTGKAFADEYFAEDNQVVHESHEVVLVLKKSDELNTVVEEILQGSHKADNPTLVVEDRAGFWWLKATGKIEIDCVEVSELLGKHYSVYDLLVDVSSTIGRAYTLGETFTITSELMGLDVKLKDLAAA, encoded by the coding sequence ATGTCGAAAAGTTCAAATGCTTACAACGCAGGCATTATGCAAAAAACCGGCAAAGCCTTTGCCGATGAATACTTTGCCGAAGATAACCAGGTCGTGCATGAAAGCCACGAAGTGGTGCTGGTTTTAAAAAAATCCGATGAACTCAACACCGTGGTGGAAGAAATTCTGCAAGGTTCGCACAAGGCGGACAACCCCACGCTGGTGGTGGAAGACCGCGCCGGTTTCTGGTGGCTGAAAGCGACCGGCAAAATCGAGATCGACTGCGTCGAAGTTTCGGAATTACTGGGCAAGCACTACAGTGTTTACGACCTGTTGGTGGATGTGTCGTCCACCATCGGCCGTGCTTATACCCTGGGCGAGACCTTCACCATCACTTCCGAGTTAATGGGTCTTGACGTGAAACTGAAAGACTTGGCTGCGGCGTAG
- the mmoY gene encoding aromatic/alkene monooxygenase hydroxylase subunit beta translates to MSIEVNGGRRGLTDPEIAAVIMAAVPDKPLETQRKMNYFMKPRGKRINEYEVLCCYSQPTPDWIPGGLDWGDWTQKFHGGRPSWSNESTEMRSSDWLAHRDPAFRWHALYVKDKAEEWRYTDRFLKAYSADGHVRSIDPVWRDEVLGDYLGAFGFYEYGLFNAHSSVVRDCLGDTLRMSSAMIGLDKVDNAQMIQAERTFLSKLVPGFPESTDIPKQEWTKGAIFKGARELVQDIWQATYDWNEILFSGHMICDPIFGQFVRREFFMRLSSYYGDNLTPFFINQMQLYFSQTKGITTDMFYTCLGADVEFGDYNNRLMRAWANKWLPRTVDALKDFMAIYATIPEIKGVSDKAAIEAALVRVFADWKRDFADPINFKVDTNALVKTVLSGLK, encoded by the coding sequence ATGTCTATAGAAGTAAATGGCGGCAGACGCGGCCTGACCGATCCGGAAATCGCCGCAGTGATCATGGCCGCAGTGCCGGACAAGCCTCTGGAAACCCAGCGCAAAATGAATTACTTCATGAAGCCGCGCGGCAAGCGGATCAATGAATACGAAGTGTTGTGCTGCTATAGCCAACCGACGCCGGACTGGATTCCCGGCGGCCTGGACTGGGGCGATTGGACCCAAAAATTCCACGGCGGCCGCCCATCCTGGAGTAACGAGTCCACCGAAATGCGCAGCTCGGATTGGCTGGCGCACCGCGACCCGGCTTTCCGTTGGCATGCGCTGTATGTCAAGGATAAAGCCGAAGAGTGGCGTTATACCGACCGCTTTCTGAAAGCCTATTCCGCCGACGGCCATGTGCGCTCGATCGATCCGGTTTGGCGCGATGAAGTATTGGGCGATTATCTCGGCGCTTTCGGTTTTTACGAGTATGGCTTGTTCAATGCGCATTCCTCGGTGGTGCGCGATTGCCTGGGCGACACCTTGCGGATGAGCAGCGCGATGATCGGTTTGGACAAGGTCGACAACGCGCAAATGATTCAAGCGGAACGTACCTTTTTGTCTAAATTGGTGCCGGGTTTCCCCGAGTCCACCGACATTCCTAAACAGGAATGGACTAAAGGGGCGATTTTCAAAGGCGCCAGGGAACTGGTCCAGGATATTTGGCAAGCGACTTATGACTGGAACGAAATCCTGTTCTCCGGCCATATGATTTGCGACCCCATCTTCGGGCAATTTGTACGCAGAGAGTTCTTTATGCGTTTGTCGTCTTATTACGGCGATAACTTGACCCCGTTCTTTATCAATCAAATGCAGTTGTATTTCTCGCAAACCAAAGGCATCACCACCGACATGTTCTATACCTGTCTCGGTGCCGACGTGGAATTTGGTGATTACAACAACCGGTTGATGCGGGCTTGGGCCAATAAGTGGCTGCCCAGAACCGTCGATGCACTGAAGGATTTCATGGCGATTTACGCCACCATTCCGGAAATCAAAGGTGTCAGCGACAAAGCCGCCATCGAAGCGGCGCTGGTTAGGGTGTTTGCCGATTGGAAACGCGATTTTGCCGATCCGATCAACTTTAAAGTCGATACCAATGCCCTCGTCAAAACCGTGTTAAGCGGACTCAAATAA
- the mmoZ gene encoding aromatic/alkene monooxygenase hydroxylase subunit gamma: MANIHDNPTRNAWMAKIATLDTLAKAHAFITDFRAKHMSPFKTDWSLELDGLWIELKIEEKLALLKHKEFNDTQLLNNCTCGANAQQVANEVIAKMEACTDMYEAERIHINFRLACKPPVMPVNVFLDTDRQLGTKLMELRNTDYYALPLEALRQKRGVKVVTLQ, from the coding sequence ATGGCAAATATTCATGACAACCCCACCCGCAATGCCTGGATGGCCAAAATTGCCACGCTGGATACGCTGGCAAAAGCGCACGCCTTCATTACCGACTTCCGCGCCAAGCACATGAGCCCGTTTAAAACCGATTGGTCGCTGGAATTGGATGGCCTGTGGATTGAGTTGAAAATCGAAGAGAAGCTGGCGCTATTGAAGCACAAGGAATTCAATGACACTCAACTGCTCAACAACTGCACCTGCGGCGCCAATGCCCAGCAAGTGGCAAATGAAGTAATTGCCAAAATGGAGGCATGCACGGACATGTACGAAGCAGAGCGCATTCACATCAATTTCAGACTGGCCTGCAAACCACCTGTGATGCCGGTCAATGTGTTTCTGGACACCGACCGCCAGTTGGGGACCAAGTTGATGGAACTGCGCAACACCGACTACTACGCCTTGCCGTTAGAGGCATTGCGTCAGAAACGCGGCGTGAAAGTGGTCACCTTGCAGTAA
- the mmoD gene encoding soluble methane monooxygenase-binding protein MmoD, with product MDFFSNFKSAVAPAFPSEADKLTTLYDTAPYAAFCEDLEFMWRWTIYRDQKLVQEGCSLTLDASRRAVEHVLAFFSVSAKSQCLGE from the coding sequence ATGGATTTTTTCTCAAATTTTAAGTCGGCGGTTGCGCCCGCTTTTCCCAGTGAAGCCGACAAACTCACCACGCTATACGACACCGCGCCTTACGCTGCTTTCTGCGAAGATCTGGAGTTCATGTGGCGCTGGACCATCTACCGCGACCAAAAATTGGTGCAGGAAGGTTGCTCGCTAACCCTGGACGCATCGCGGCGCGCGGTTGAGCACGTATTGGCGTTTTTCAGCGTGTCGGCCAAAAGCCAATGCCTTGGAGAATGA
- the mmoC gene encoding aromatic/alkene monooxygenase hydroxylase FAD-binding subunit MmoC — protein sequence MSAHQIKIITQDGESVCFDCYEDEDVITAAVRQDIYLMSSCREGGCATCKGFCAEGDYVLGKCSSQALPYEEEEAGEVLLCRCYPVSDLEVEVPYTYDRISFSPEGLTFVAEVIELTPISINVVKLLLRRTGDDQTIKFDSGQFFDLEIPGTTITRSYSPANTSNKTGDLEFLIRIVDGGKFSEYLKNDAKLGQKLNVKGPSGVFGLKENGFTPRYFVAGGTGLAPILSMVRRMHEWEEPQKCIIYFGVNTEAEIFHLDELNQLAAQMPTLELRNCVWKCSDDWHCEKGSVVDILRRDLQDTGAKPDLYLCGPPGMVDATFAVCAEMGIPKERIYLEKFLPSGSP from the coding sequence ATGAGCGCCCATCAAATTAAAATCATTACGCAAGACGGTGAATCCGTTTGCTTTGATTGTTACGAAGACGAGGATGTCATCACTGCGGCGGTACGGCAGGATATTTATTTGATGTCGTCGTGTCGCGAAGGCGGTTGCGCGACTTGCAAAGGATTTTGCGCGGAAGGCGATTACGTTTTGGGCAAATGCAGTTCGCAGGCTTTGCCCTACGAAGAAGAAGAGGCCGGCGAAGTGTTGTTGTGCCGCTGTTACCCCGTAAGCGATTTAGAAGTCGAAGTACCTTATACCTACGACCGGATTTCATTCTCACCGGAAGGTTTGACGTTTGTAGCGGAAGTAATTGAGCTAACGCCAATTTCCATCAATGTGGTGAAACTGCTGCTGCGGCGCACGGGCGACGATCAAACCATCAAGTTCGACTCCGGGCAGTTTTTTGATTTGGAAATTCCCGGCACCACCATCACCCGTTCATACTCCCCCGCCAACACGTCCAATAAAACCGGCGATCTGGAGTTTTTGATTCGCATCGTCGATGGCGGCAAATTTTCAGAATATTTAAAAAACGACGCCAAGTTGGGTCAGAAATTAAACGTCAAAGGCCCGTCCGGCGTTTTCGGTTTGAAGGAAAACGGTTTTACCCCGCGCTATTTTGTGGCCGGCGGCACCGGACTGGCGCCGATATTATCGATGGTGCGGCGGATGCACGAATGGGAAGAACCGCAAAAGTGCATCATCTATTTTGGGGTAAACACCGAAGCCGAAATTTTCCATCTGGATGAACTGAATCAACTGGCCGCACAAATGCCGACGCTGGAGCTGAGAAACTGCGTCTGGAAATGTTCGGACGACTGGCATTGCGAAAAAGGCAGCGTGGTGGACATCCTGCGCCGCGATTTGCAGGATACCGGCGCCAAGCCCGATTTATATCTGTGCGGGCCGCCGGGCATGGTCGACGCCACCTTTGCGGTGTGCGCGGAAATGGGCATCCCTAAGGAACGTATCTACCTTGAAAAATTCCTGCCTAGCGGTTCGCCTTAA